In Pseudobacter ginsenosidimutans, the following are encoded in one genomic region:
- the mraZ gene encoding division/cell wall cluster transcriptional repressor MraZ, protein MIEFLGEYEATLDAKGRFLLPAALKKQIPEEAGTQFVINRGFETCLVLYPTLSWKPIFSRLSKLNDFDPKVREFRRKFLNGATNIELDSAGRLLVPPNLKEYAGLDKDIVVVSAVNKIEIWDKVKYQQFFESSSSDNFSQLAHQVMAGADSAPSDLEL, encoded by the coding sequence ATGATTGAATTTCTGGGAGAATATGAGGCTACGTTGGACGCCAAAGGGCGTTTCCTTCTACCGGCTGCCCTTAAAAAGCAGATTCCGGAAGAAGCGGGGACCCAGTTTGTGATCAACAGAGGTTTTGAAACCTGCCTTGTGTTATATCCCACGCTGAGCTGGAAGCCAATATTTTCCAGGTTAAGCAAATTGAATGATTTCGACCCCAAGGTACGCGAATTCAGGAGAAAGTTCCTGAACGGCGCCACCAACATCGAGTTGGATTCTGCGGGTCGCTTACTAGTTCCACCCAATCTGAAGGAATATGCAGGATTGGATAAAGACATTGTGGTGGTTTCTGCCGTAAACAAAATCGAGATCTGGGATAAAGTTAAGTACCAACAGTTCTTTGAATCTTCTTCATCTGACAATTTCAGTCAACTGGCACATCAGGTGATGGCAGGCGCCGACAGTGCCCCATCCGACCTAGAGTTATGA
- the rsmH gene encoding 16S rRNA (cytosine(1402)-N(4))-methyltransferase RsmH, which produces MINDQENSSYHVPVLLQEVLQGLNIQPDGTYVDCTFGGGGHSREILRLLGPQGKLIAFDQDADARQNLPDDPRVLFVPHNFRHLQRFLRLNNAIPVDGILADLGVSSHQFDEADRGFSTRFDGDMDMRMDTRQALTAFDVVNTYSEQQLHKLFEQYGEVTNAKTLARTIVQARQTQSLRTIANFKQALHSVVKGNPNKYFAQVFQALRIEVNDELGALKEMLQQVPSLLKPGGRVAIITFHSLEDRIVKNYFRKGTFEDEDPTDLFGNKPSEQVFRIITKKPVTASDAELKRNPRSRSAKLRVAEKAYE; this is translated from the coding sequence ATGATAAATGATCAGGAAAATAGTTCATACCACGTGCCCGTTCTCCTGCAGGAAGTATTGCAGGGATTGAATATTCAGCCTGATGGCACTTACGTGGACTGCACTTTCGGTGGAGGCGGACATTCCCGCGAGATCCTTCGTCTGTTGGGACCGCAGGGCAAACTCATCGCTTTCGACCAGGATGCAGATGCCAGGCAGAATCTTCCGGACGATCCCAGGGTCCTCTTCGTTCCCCATAACTTCCGCCACCTCCAGCGTTTCCTCCGCCTGAACAATGCCATTCCCGTTGACGGCATCCTCGCTGACCTCGGCGTCAGCAGCCACCAGTTTGATGAAGCAGACCGCGGATTCTCCACCCGTTTCGACGGCGATATGGATATGCGTATGGACACCCGGCAGGCACTCACCGCTTTCGATGTAGTGAACACTTACTCCGAACAACAGTTGCACAAACTGTTTGAACAATACGGTGAAGTAACCAATGCCAAAACACTCGCCAGAACTATTGTTCAGGCAAGACAAACACAGTCCCTCCGCACCATCGCCAATTTCAAACAGGCACTGCATTCTGTGGTGAAAGGAAATCCCAACAAGTACTTTGCCCAGGTTTTCCAGGCGTTGCGCATAGAAGTGAATGATGAATTGGGAGCATTGAAAGAAATGCTGCAACAAGTTCCTTCTCTTTTGAAACCCGGTGGCCGTGTTGCTATCATCACGTTCCACTCGCTGGAAGACAGGATTGTCAAAAATTATTTCCGCAAAGGCACATTCGAAGACGAAGATCCAACCGATCTGTTTGGAAACAAACCATCAGAACAGGTTTTCAGGATCATCACCAAAAAACCGGTGACCGCTTCCGATGCCGAACTAAAAAGAAACCCCCGCTCCCGCAGCGCCAAGCTGAGGGTAGCTGAAAAAGCATATGAGTGA
- a CDS encoding FtsL-like putative cell division protein, with product MSDEKEIREAKEAREARREWLKIFSYRWITRNIPFFLFLAALAVVYIYNGHYADKTIRSINKVSKELKELHHEYKTLKSEVMFRSKQSELAKAVDTLGLKELTVPPIVLRDSVYKADSLMKKR from the coding sequence ATGAGTGACGAAAAAGAAATAAGGGAAGCGAAGGAAGCAAGAGAAGCCAGGAGAGAATGGCTGAAGATATTCAGCTACCGCTGGATCACTCGCAATATCCCGTTCTTTCTTTTTCTCGCAGCACTGGCAGTGGTCTATATCTATAATGGTCACTACGCAGACAAAACGATCCGCAGTATCAACAAAGTTTCAAAAGAACTGAAAGAACTGCACCATGAATACAAAACATTGAAAAGTGAAGTGATGTTCCGCAGCAAACAAAGCGAACTCGCCAAAGCGGTGGACACACTCGGCCTCAAAGAACTGACCGTACCACCCATCGTGCTGCGCGACTCAGTTTACAAAGCCGATTCACTGATGAAAAAAAGATAA
- a CDS encoding penicillin-binding protein codes for MEVKRDILWRVYLAFILIVVFSITILGRAFYIQQFQGKHWIAEANQQMERFVETDAERGTIYSEDGAMLSTSIPYFDIYIDFAADGLRAKSGERFKNNVDSLSIGLANLFQDMTSQEYKTLLQNGYRKKNRYYLLKKNISFQQYKTLRSLPLVRQGKDKSGFIAEVKDKRLNPFVLLANRTIGLSREYVDSDGKVKNTNVGLEKTYDSLLRGETGKKLMRKVAAGVFMPVDGTEIEPQNGKDVVTTLDVNIQDIAENALLKVMQENECTNGTCLVMEVKTGKIKAIANLGRRPDGSYWEDLNYALRASEPGSVFKLATMLSLLEDKYITLDQHVNLEGGAWRYMTRTVYDSEEHGKHDVTVKQAFDASSNVGMAKLVTAHYSKNPNQFVSHLKKLRFDKYSGIDLLGETTPVVKKPKDRTWSGTTLPWMSFGYEVLVSPLQSLMLYNAVANDGKMMKPYLVNSIQENGQVIKQNEPEVLEESICSQETLKQLQSCLRSVCATPGGTGYKLFLGTPYEVAGKTGTSQVANGNRGYADHIHQSSFAGYFPARDPKYSVIVVVVNKPFASKYYGAAIAGPVFKEIADKLYALNADEDKSNESFRVTRMKKDSSNYLYAGQAEDLRLIMDAVQMKYKDSVKKDEWSRMYAVNYQPVMSGQAVSRKEMPDVRGMGLKDAIYLLENMQLKVNVQGRGKVSTQTILPGTPITKGQAVTIGLN; via the coding sequence GTGGAAGTAAAACGCGACATATTATGGAGGGTATACCTCGCATTCATCCTGATTGTGGTGTTCAGCATCACTATTCTTGGTCGCGCATTCTACATCCAGCAATTCCAGGGCAAGCACTGGATCGCTGAAGCCAACCAGCAAATGGAGCGCTTCGTGGAAACAGATGCCGAACGCGGGACCATCTACTCCGAAGATGGCGCCATGCTCAGCACCTCCATTCCCTACTTCGATATCTATATCGATTTCGCTGCAGACGGATTGAGAGCAAAAAGCGGAGAACGTTTCAAGAACAATGTGGATTCATTGTCCATCGGACTGGCCAATCTTTTCCAGGATATGACTTCACAGGAATACAAAACACTCCTGCAAAATGGCTACCGGAAAAAGAACAGGTACTATCTCCTTAAAAAGAATATCAGTTTCCAGCAATACAAAACGCTTCGTTCCCTTCCGCTGGTTCGTCAGGGAAAAGACAAAAGCGGGTTCATTGCCGAAGTGAAAGATAAAAGATTGAACCCCTTTGTACTCCTTGCCAACCGTACCATCGGCTTGAGCCGGGAGTATGTTGATAGTGATGGAAAAGTGAAAAACACGAACGTGGGTCTTGAAAAAACCTACGATTCTTTGCTCAGAGGTGAAACCGGAAAGAAACTGATGCGCAAAGTAGCGGCAGGTGTGTTCATGCCGGTGGATGGAACGGAGATCGAACCGCAGAATGGGAAAGATGTAGTTACCACGCTCGATGTGAACATCCAGGATATTGCTGAGAACGCGCTGCTGAAAGTGATGCAGGAAAATGAATGCACCAATGGCACCTGCCTGGTGATGGAAGTGAAGACCGGTAAGATCAAGGCGATCGCCAATCTCGGCAGAAGGCCTGATGGCAGTTACTGGGAAGATCTCAACTACGCGCTCCGCGCCTCTGAACCGGGATCTGTTTTCAAACTCGCCACCATGCTGAGCCTGCTGGAAGATAAATACATCACGCTGGATCAGCATGTGAACCTCGAAGGCGGCGCCTGGCGCTATATGACGCGCACCGTCTACGATTCCGAAGAGCACGGCAAACATGATGTAACAGTGAAACAGGCATTCGACGCCAGCTCCAACGTGGGAATGGCAAAACTGGTAACGGCTCATTATTCAAAGAATCCCAACCAGTTTGTAAGCCACCTGAAAAAATTGCGCTTCGATAAATATTCCGGCATCGATCTTCTCGGAGAAACAACGCCGGTAGTGAAAAAGCCGAAAGACAGAACCTGGAGCGGCACCACATTGCCCTGGATGAGTTTCGGATATGAAGTGCTGGTCAGTCCGCTGCAATCGCTGATGCTTTACAATGCAGTGGCCAATGATGGAAAGATGATGAAACCCTACCTGGTGAATTCCATCCAGGAGAACGGACAGGTGATCAAACAGAATGAGCCCGAAGTGCTGGAAGAATCGATCTGCAGTCAGGAAACACTGAAACAATTACAAAGCTGTCTCCGCTCCGTGTGCGCCACACCGGGAGGAACAGGATACAAGCTCTTTCTGGGGACGCCTTACGAAGTGGCCGGTAAGACCGGTACCTCACAGGTGGCCAATGGCAACAGGGGATACGCCGATCATATCCACCAGAGCAGCTTTGCCGGTTATTTCCCCGCCCGCGATCCGAAGTACAGTGTGATAGTGGTGGTTGTGAACAAGCCCTTCGCCTCAAAATATTATGGTGCGGCCATCGCCGGACCAGTGTTCAAAGAGATTGCTGACAAGCTCTATGCTTTGAATGCAGATGAAGACAAAAGCAATGAGAGTTTCCGCGTAACGCGCATGAAGAAAGACAGCAGCAATTACCTGTATGCCGGACAGGCAGAAGACCTGCGGCTGATCATGGATGCTGTGCAGATGAAGTACAAGGATTCTGTGAAGAAAGATGAATGGAGCAGGATGTACGCAGTGAACTATCAACCAGTCATGAGTGGCCAGGCTGTTTCCCGAAAAGAAATGCCCGATGTGAGAGGGATGGGATTGAAAGATGCCATCTACCTGCTGGAGAACATGCAACTGAAAGTGAATGTGCAGGGAAGAGGAAAAGTAAGTACACAAACAATATTGCCCGGTACCCCCATAACAAAGGGACAGGCAGTAACGATAGGATTGAATTAA